From a single Bacillus gobiensis genomic region:
- a CDS encoding sugar kinase: MNQLDVITFGEAMAMFIADEPGSLHKVKQFTRELAGAETNVAIGLARLGLKSGWVSKVGEDAFGRFIIDRLQEEHVDIGNVEVDNRYPTGFQLKSKVIKGDPEVQYFRKNSAASQLNKKDFNSAYFQSASHLHMTGIPLAISLHTREFAEHALNFMRSSGKTVTFDPNLRPSLWNTEEEMVTVINKAAFQANYVMPGLTEGEILTGYKNPKDIAAFYLDRGVELVIVKLGEEGAYYQSKSEEGIVSGFKVPEVIDTVGAGDGFAVGVISGLLKHLTIEEAVTRGNAIGAMAVQSQGDNDGYPTRNQLNEFLENNKQGVN, translated from the coding sequence GTGAATCAGTTAGATGTTATTACTTTTGGAGAAGCCATGGCTATGTTTATCGCGGATGAACCAGGATCGCTGCACAAGGTCAAGCAATTTACACGAGAGCTGGCCGGAGCTGAAACGAATGTGGCAATTGGTTTGGCAAGGCTCGGGCTTAAGTCGGGATGGGTGAGCAAGGTAGGGGAAGACGCTTTTGGAAGGTTCATCATCGATCGATTACAAGAGGAGCATGTCGATATCGGCAATGTTGAAGTGGACAACAGATACCCAACCGGATTTCAATTGAAATCGAAGGTAATCAAAGGCGATCCGGAAGTACAATATTTTCGAAAAAACTCAGCTGCAAGCCAATTAAACAAAAAGGACTTCAATAGCGCATATTTTCAATCAGCCAGCCATTTGCACATGACGGGAATACCTCTGGCAATCTCATTGCATACGAGAGAATTTGCTGAGCATGCGCTGAATTTTATGAGATCATCTGGGAAAACAGTAACATTCGATCCCAATTTGCGCCCTTCTTTATGGAATACAGAAGAAGAAATGGTAACAGTCATTAATAAAGCAGCATTTCAAGCCAATTATGTGATGCCTGGTTTGACAGAAGGGGAAATTTTGACCGGCTATAAAAATCCTAAGGATATCGCTGCCTTTTATTTAGACAGAGGGGTTGAGCTCGTCATTGTTAAGCTCGGGGAAGAAGGCGCTTATTACCAGTCGAAAAGTGAAGAAGGAATTGTAAGCGGTTTTAAAGTTCCCGAAGTCATTGATACTGTTGGGGCAGGCGACGGATTTGCTGTAGGAGTCATTAGTGGATTATTGAAACACTTGACGATAGAAGAAGCTGTAACTCGTGGAAATGCCATCGGCGCCATGGCCGTTCAATCTCAGGGAGACAACGATGGATATCCAACAAGAAATCAGCTAAACGAATTTTTAGAGAACAATAAACAGGGAGTGAACTAA